In Festucalex cinctus isolate MCC-2025b chromosome 1, RoL_Fcin_1.0, whole genome shotgun sequence, the sequence GTCTTGGCGGGTGACCACAGCGTGAGCTGGTACCCTGGCAAGGTGGCATTCCTTGTACTTGTCAATGGGTGCTCTGGTATTGTCCATGCACAGCAGCTCGTAGTTAGCTTTCATGTTGTCTGGGAAGGGGAGTAATTATTAAGCACATTGGTGCCATTTCTGCTACAGTTTAGAAACACCAAAATTCAACCATGTTCTACACATTCAAATCTGTAGCTAGTTCAATGACCACATGGCAGGAAAGTTAGTTTCTAACACATCCCTCTAGATCAAGTGAATACCCATTCTGTTCTAAGATGGTAAATTCAACGCTTTGTTTTATTTGGTGATGTCAGCACAAACTTCCAGTCAGTCTGGTAATGATAACCAGGCCAGAGGGCTTTTTCTATTGTGGTTCTTGATATAACAGAATGACAAAGGGCAACATTATTTCATCAAGTTAAGTTGAATTCAAATGTTCATCATTCAAGTAAAAGCTAAGCATAAACctttaatgtatttatataaaaaagaaaccaCCTACAGTTCACCCATAGGAATAAACAAGGCATAGGACATTGAAGGAACACACCTGGTACAGTCAGATGCTTGACAAACGCCACATCGCCAGCATTATCCACCAGGCACctaggagtatttttttttatgagaccaACTAGAAAAGGCACTATACAAAAtgattttccaccttacaaggccctcaaagcactttacattttgactactcaATCACCTACAGATAGAAAAGCTGCTTTAAAACtttattgtaataaataaaaaaagtaacaaataaTCGAGTGTGGCAGCACTGCTTACTGGAATGCACCACTGTAGTCATAGTAAGGTTCGTTGTGAGAACGTGAGCAGTCTCCCTTGCAGCTTGTACACAGTTGGGAACCCTGTTCCGCTCCAGGGGCACAGCTCTTGGAGAAGAAGTTTCCCACAGCTGCACACATCCAAAAATAATTGTTGGCTTCACAAAGCAAAGTAGTTGAAATCAGGTCTAACCAATGGCATCACTCACCAGCCTCAAGAGTTTCATCCTCAATGCCTCCCCAATTCAGCACACCCAACTTCATCAGAGTTCCAATTGGGATGTTCCAGCCAGCAGATTTTCCCAAGCCAGTGTGGCAAGATCTCTTCCCTTTCAGGTCTCGGATGCCGAACCCAGAGTCCTTCCTAACCACAGCGACTGCGTAGTAGCAGCTATCTGAATCTGAGCAGATTGAATGATTTCATATCatttggaggagaaaaaaaaaaaaaaaaaaagatcaaatccATTTTATTGAAAAGTGGATTTTCTTATATCAATTGAAAagaggggtgggcaaactaTGTGCttaagggccagagtcctgcaggttttggatgttttccttttccaacacagctgatatgttCAGTTGAATACCAAGCGCTGCATAAGAGACTAATCCTGTTGATATggatcagcttgtgttggaagaggtaAActtaaacctgcaggactccttCCCTCGAGGATCAAGTTTACCCACCCATGATTTAAATTCAGGTTAACACTACTAATTGATCAATCAATCCCACACCATTACTTTGAAGTCTTTGTGGTTAATGAATGATTGACTTACTGGCACCATAATCCTCAGCAATTATGGGATGGAGTTTGTAGTCCTCCAGGCCAGCGGTGTAGAGGTCTCCTCCATCCAACGTGACAGCATCTGCGGCACCCTCCTGTCCAGACAAATGGAAAAATTCATATTAGGAACTTGAGggggaggagagaaaaaaaagtgagctgGCCACTTTCTGAACATCCAGTGTTGCAAACTTGCTACATTTAACTACACTGGCTCTCTCaagagatgaacaaaaacaagcaaattTTTGTTTGTACTTTTGCCAGCCTTCTACACAACTACATGAAGAAAATTCAGGAGTCGAACCTCTAGTGTTCAACTTGTAGACAAGTCTATACCGTCATTCTATTTAAGATCCACTTGGGAAATAAATACACTCACATGAATGGCAGTGATGCAGCCCAAAGAATTAAGTCTCTTGACGCAGGTGAAGACTGGCGCCTTGACGGCAAGGTCCAAACACTTCTGGTGCTCATTGTCAGATATGACGCACCACCTCACATGCTCGGTGGTGACCGATAGCACAACAGCTACTGCGTGGTGAGAGGAACAATTACATAGCAAAGTAGTGCATAGGGTGTAGTAGTAGTATCGCAGTGCAAGCATACTAATGACAGTTTACCAATATGGACTCAAACATTTTAGATAGCTACTAGTGCAGCAAACTGGTAAGGATCAATTGTGCACTTTGGAGAGAAAGGGGATGGGGCTTTTATATCCTGATCAACATCCATATACTAGTGGGTAATATGCCATTTAATTAAGAGAGCCTCAGCCATGGATAAAAGTTAGTATTTTTTACCACAGTAGCTGATCAGCAGCAGCGCAGGAGGTGATGAGGTGAGATGCTTCATGGTGGACCGTGTTCAGGTCAGCAGAGTGAGCTGCAGTCAAGAGTCCTCTTATAACCACACTCTAGACTAAAAGAGAGAGCAGGTGCGATAAGTGACAGTCTGCTCAAGTTCCATCGCTGGGTGGGTGTTTTTATAAATATAGAATTTAAGGGgggtgcagttttttttctaattgggTGAATGAATCAAGGTAATACAAAAACTACACCATTTGTCAGCTGAGTTGTATTAGTTAAAATAGCGTTATAACTGTGCCTAAATGCTAAGTTTAACTGAAAatttttatccaaaaaacaagttTTACAGTCATCAAGACAAGACTTCCCACTACAATTTGTTTACAGCAATGTTAAAGTCAAATTCAACAAATTAAGTGAACGCTGAATGTTTTGTTCCATATTTACACAACTTCAATTAGCATAGTTTGAATCTGTTCATCAATTTTAGTTCAATGCTAAAGTAAATTGCTAATTAGCATTTAGAACATCGCCAAGTAGAcagacaactaaaaaaaaaaaatacaattgtccATCAAAAAGTAGCACCAACTTAAACTATAGTACATGAAATAAAAGTGATGCCATCATTTTCAGCATGTGATGCTTAGCAAGCAGAACCACCAAACCACAAGCTGTTCTAATAAGTACCAGCCCAAGTGAAAACCAAGTAAAACAAAAGCTTCAGAACGCATGTCAAACAAGGGTAGAGGTAGCTGTGGGAAAAGAAAGCAAACATTGTGACAACACAAACAGACGACCGCGCTACTTTGTTCAGTCAGTTACCTTGTTCCTTGTGCCACAAAGTGAAGAGGAGAGAAGAGAGGACCACAAATTCCTCACCACTCCTTTTATATCTTGGCTCACCTGAGTGCTGATTGACCTCAGGTGCTGCAACCAGCTGGGCGGCCAAAGAGGTAAGGGCGCTCCTAGTGGTGGCCCGAGGAAATGACGAAGAGCCATGGCTGCAGGCAAGATTGAAAATGAATAGACATGATGCATCAATCCGTTCCatgttctcaaaaaaaaaaaaaaaaaaaagttgcgatGTATTTGAATGAGAACATAGAGATttataatattacattttataaaaacatCAACTTAACTTTATTTGTAAATTTAAATCATAACAAAGAAGACTCACTAAGAATGTAATGGAAAGTAAAACGTTAGTCTTTTAAatctctgtttaaaacagtttttttttctttttcttttttgttttatatgtatatataatgcatcaagaatctaagagatttttcaatgttgtatcatgtttttacgaacgcgcactatcgCGCAGGAATATACGGTATTTTGTTCTAGTGTGGTTGCCGAGGTTAGCTAGCCAAGCTGGCCGATattttgcgcatgcgcgtcaccgatcgtgtagggtcaccgatagcgtcttgacagggtAACTGGTTCTGGTTTTAACCGGAAGTAGTTAGCTTGCAAATAGCTTTTAGCAAACTTCATGACGATCTTAATGTAAACGACGATATTTAAACATGTCGGCGCAAACTATCACCGTGATAGTCGCTTACGGTAATACGTTCGCATTTCAATTCGTAGAAGATACGCAAAAGAAAGAATTATATCAATTTTGTGGAGTGAATAACAGTCGTTGGAGCAAATGATGAGTATTTGGACGAGGGGAAGGAATGGTTTGCAtgtaatgaatggaaaaaatgcataaagcAATTTATAAAGTAGAGGTTTGTTCTTATAACTGaaggtttttaaaatgtatgtgaATAAGTCTTGTTATATGATTGTTACTAATAATCGACGTTTTGAGTTGGGGAAAAATGTATGGACATAGATTAGAGATAGTTTCAGAATTTAAATACTTGAACTTTGGCTAGACAGTAGCTATACATGGAGGAAGCATGTAGATTATGTtgaaacaaaatgtgaaaaaaaagtattttttaagaGTGTTGGCTCGTTGTTACTGGAGGGTAGAGAAACAGATTTGCTATGTATGTGTGGCCCTTATGAGGTCgatattgtattatggatgtatAGGGAGCAGCGGCTCGGACAACATTGTTAAAGTTGAATAACTTTCTTAATAGGGCACTGAGAATATGTACGGGAGCCTTGTGTActtgtactactactactactactactactactactactactactttagAGCTGAGGAGAAAGAAACTGACATGCAAAGTGTTTAGGGAAAGAATGGAGGGTGACATGGGAGCGAAAACAAATGAGTACATAAGCAATATGTATTTCGGCTACATTcggcggatggatggacggatggatggacgcaaTTTATACTGATGGTTCAATGAATGCAGAATGCAAGGGGGAATGTGGGTGTGGAAGATGCAAAGCATTGTGAGGGAGacatatggcaaaaaaaagcgATGGGAAAGGGAGAATAAAGGAAGGCAATTgaatataatattaaaaaatcaataatgtTAAATATATAAGCATATGTAAGTATCTGTACGGTGCTTGCAATCTGCCATTAATTGGAAGTAACAAAGAACAGTCAAGGGAAATAAGTGGCTTGCGAACGTATTTGCTATCGGGTCAAATTTAGGGCATAATTAGCTTTGTAAACACAGTCTGAGTGTTACTCTACTTGATGGTTTAGCACAGTGGCCACCATCTTCAAGTGAGCTGCTGTGTTGCTTAGTGCAGTGAATGtatattaaaatgttttcatttgaatcaaattgaatcgaatttcaattgaattgaattcattttaaaaacatctcATGTTGTGTTTGCGGGTGTCATTTGATTCTGCCACGCATGTGGTTGGACTAATGGTTATCACATCTGCCTCATAGTTCTGAGGTTATGGcttgtgttttattattattttccaagGTTTGTATATTATAGTTCCAatattagattatttttcatttaattatatTCATGTTAGTATTTAtgctatatttgtttttttatacctcAATATTTCTTCACCCTCGGTTATTTTGTATATAGTTTcgttatatttttgtaatttatttttagtacGGTAATTGTGTAATTTCGAACATCGAATATTATTTGAGTAGTATTTTTACTTATATTATTTAAACCACATTAAaagtaattgattaattgaaatctaattatgtatatttttatttgtattattataacGGACTTTGTCATTGTTTTATAACATTTCTGGATTTTCATAAAATATTCGTATTTTCTTTTCTAATTCACattatttttgcttgtttgtatTGTACTTCTTAAtatctttgtttttttcgtcaaatatttttgttacttttttatttctttttgtattttttttaacatttctgttttttttattttaacgttttttTCTAACGTACGCAACCCCCAATATTTTCATATGtttataaaaacgtttttattatAATACTTTCCGATGTGTTAATGGTTTTATtggagactctaaattgtccataggtttgAATTTGAGTGTGAATTATTTGCCTTGATTGTgccctggcgaccagtccagggtgtacgccgcctctcacaaaataaatgttataGAAATATGTGTCACGGATAGATAAGCTTACGCTCACCTCCTGGATCCTAATATGGACAAACGCGATACAAATAGATGCGtggtttgatgttttttttattattattattggcaaTTTCCCACCCCAGGTTCTACGAAGCACAGCATCGCGGTGACCAGTCAGGAGGATGACAAGAGTCCCACTGTCAAAGACCTGTCAGATTGCCTCACTCAGGTTACCGGAGTCCCTTCGGCCTCGCAGAAGCTCATCTTCAAGGGTAAGAGTTGCTTTTGGACGGCTGTCTGTGCGATTGTTTGCCCACATTGGAATTCTGTGGATGTTCCAGGGAAGTCGCTGAAGGACATGGAGCAAACATTGTCCAGCTACGGGATCAAGGACGGATGCAAGCTCATGATGATTGGAAAGAGGGTGAGGCCTTTCAACGTCCCTTACGTGTATGTAAATGTGTGTCAAGGCGAACTCTGCCAACAGAATAGTCCTGAAGAGGAGGCTGAGCTGAGGAAGCTGAAAGACATTGAAAAATCGGTGGAGCAGACGGCAAAGAAGCTGGAGAAGGTCGACGGGGAGTTGACTGGACTCAAGAACGTGGGTTTCTTTGTCTCGAATGCAGAATTCCTTTTGTTCTGTTTATGTTGAATTTGATCACGGGTAGATATCACaagtttcacttctttctgtcccctttcatttctttttttaaagaatgaaataaacatttttgaattgaattgaatttagcATAAAAGTACCAAGTATTAACATTctgcacaaaataaataaatacaaaagtataaaatggtgccttgagatgaGTTTAATTAAATCTGTGACCATCCACATAGCTCAAAACACTcacatctaaaaaataaataaataaataaattttcacagaaaaaaagtcctgttttcaagaaaaaaaaagtatattttcaaTGTTAAAAGTATGCATATGTGATAAGGAAAGagtactgtcattttttttttagaaaaacaatGTTACGAGAAAAATGTATTCAGAAAAGCAGCAATCATCTTATTAAGAATAAGACTTGCGTGTTTTCTTGGAAATAAGTCAACTCAAAACTTATTTTGAGGGAGCATGTTTTCGAGGGTAAcagttttacattaaaaaaaaaaagttttccataaaaacaaacagtttcaAGGAAAAAAGTATCGTGTTTTTTAGATCGAGTAATATGCCCAACTTCTCATAAGATTGCAACCTtaatttgtctctttttttttctttatactgTGGCCCCAAATTGTCCTCTGAATAAAATAATTAGTAGCatcctatttatttatcttttcatTGAGcataatgttgtttttgtttgtttgtttgttttttacatttaattaaaccAGGGCTTCCTGGCCAAAGATCTTCAGGCCGACGCTCTGGGCAAACTGGACCACAGAGTGAAAGTTGCAGCCGAGCAGTTCATGAGGCTCCTGGAACAAATCGATGCTTTGGTAATCTCTTTCACCCTTAGAATTGaatccatgttaaaaaaaaaaacgtagtacaGTGTTGCCTTGACTTGTGAGATGAATTCGGGCCGTGACCACGTTTACAGCTCAAAAtgtttgtatctcaaatcatctttctccacttaaatgaatggaaatgccattaatctgttagAGTGCACATGAAGCACAACacaatatttttaatgttttgttttttttaattaaggaaACAACATTGTACATTATAAAAACATAGTATTAACATAATTTAATAGAATGTAAAGAGTTAGATAGGTTGTCTAcatcatcattaactcattcactcacagccattttcacagaagtagtcccgttcgctcccagctgttttactggattttgacttattttgcaaggcccgcagaatattgtgttctattgctataaaagcatggaacctatcaaaagaaagattaaagtctcttctttcatcaggaaaaaaaaaagtatatttctatgtttcccgttttgcagcaattagcattagaatatagctaagtttaataaattttcacaaatctatttagaattgtgagtaattgagctttttttcaacatgaccctggttgatctcctttgctctgctcccaacctgctggccgtttgtaataactacaatttctgcaaccgttctttgtagttgaggctgcatcaaagccttctgtatgctctagcattaaaaaaaacaaaaaacaaaaaaaacaaaaaacaaaacataaatatgtcgtagggacacttaaaacttttgaaatggaacatatttatacgtttttgggagcaaatgagttcagttGGCATTGTGCAGCTCATTCTGTTATGCACACCTTGGCCACAAGGGAGGCAGTATACAGGActgtcagaaaattagaatattgtggtaaagtccattattttctgtaatgcaattaaataagcaaaaggcCATACATTCcggattcattactaatcaactgaaatattgcaagccttttattgttttaatattgctgattatggcattttcagccaaatatcttatctcaaaatattagaatatttcctcagaccaagtaaaaaaaatgccataatcagcaatattaaaacaataaaaggcttgcaatatttcatttgatttgtaatgattccagaatgtatgccatttttgctgatttaattgcattacagaaaataatggactttaccacaatattctaattttctgagacagtcctgtaatacATGCACACATGCAAGATGTTGGCTTGATGATGAAACAGAAAACTGTTACAAAGTAGCTGTAATAATATTCATcaaaaagaatatatgcctgttcAAGTATGGGTTTATAATTACTGTGACGTCAATGTTAATTTTGTTAGCCCGTCTATGTTCCAGCATTAAACTAGCAGACATTGGTTGGGCAAAGTCAATGTGGTTTGGATAAAAATGACATAACGTGTAATACTCTTTGTTTTAAGCAtctggcctttttatttatttatttatttttttgtaataattgttCGCTACCTGTTGAAATTCTGCTTGTACCATCCACCGTCGCCATAGCTAGCGCTCGTGAATCGCATTTTTGCTTGCaactcaagacaaaaaaaaatcggccaCATGACACTGCATGCCTCAAAAGCTCACAAATCGCACCGCTAGTTGGTCGCTGTATGGCTGTAATAACCGAAGCAGTTAATTTTTTACATTCTAAAATTTGAGTACAAATCAAAGTGTGTGACTTGTTGCCCTCAGAACGTCCCGGAGAACTTCAACGACTGCCGGCAGAAGAAAAAGGGTCTCGTGAAGACGGTGCAGGTGAGTGCTCCGCTTCATATCCTCCGCGAGCCAACAAACCCCCACCACTGTTTGCTGACAAGATGTCCTCACGTCAGGACTTCTTGGCCCAGTGCGACAAGATGGAGGCTTGCATATCAGACCACCTGACAAAGATCCAGTCTAAAAATCTGGCCCTGGCAGATTGAAGACATATCAATACTGTCGTTATTGCTCTGTGAGCAAATACTGTGCTGTGTACAGGGAGCACCTCCGTTATCTCTATTTATTacgacagtggtgccttgaggtaCGAGTGACCTGACTTACAAGTTGTTCCAGAGACAAGCAGTcattctgacaatttttttggttTGAATCAGAAAATCAGTTTGGATTTAAAAGTTGCGAGTACATCGAATCGAATTGAGTCATTCCACTTTAAAATCGAACAGCTCTTGAATCGTCTCTATCTCATGTATCCGGATACCTCCTGTATATCATCATTTGTTGGAGAGATATACACCCTATAAAATTCTCAGTAAAGTGATaggaattaaaacatttttattgactCTGATtaattgccaaaataaacaacagattaattagtaaaataattatatataatttttccataaaaaaagcatatgacaaaaacattttggcgGGGGTAGGCTGGAATGGGAACGATGATTTGAGTGATTGGAGTTATGGACGTGGTGACGGAACAAATGAAACTCGCATCTCAAGGCGCCACTGTAGCTTGCCCATTAACTTTGAAAGATTATTGCGTACTTTACGTCAACGTGATTTTCATCACAGTCTGATCCCAGCTTTAACCTGTGTGTCATATTGCAATGAACATGATACTCAGTGGACAGTgatgcatttttaattaaaatgattaCAACACAAagtgtggatgtgtgtgtgtgagacgagagaaaaaaaaaaagtgttcgctAAGTATGCAGCTGTTGTGTTTTGCCGAGCAGCCAATAGTAACTGTTGCAAATTCTCATTAAATAATTGCCATGGTGATGAGCCAACCCCCAAATTTACTCGTTAGATTTATGTATGCacaactgctgaaaatggttaggGTACATAAATTTCAgttgagtttttattagttttagtattagtttgtaAGTCTATCTTGtgtgcaagataaaaaaaaaaacagtacgtgttgtgtacaaaaatataattgtaaATGCGCTTTCACTTGTATAGTGCTTCAGCACTCTGGTCTCGTTCACCATCTACAAATCCAATACAGGTACTGCCAGTACCTGTCCACAGTCCACAgtttgtttattcattcatttttcctttAGGAAATTAGGATGgtcaaactatccatccatgttTCAAAATCCATTGTTTTGGCCAACTTATTGATcgatctaaagtgttgaaaatggcttgctctctttggtGATGTTTGAAAAAACAGGTCATTTTGggttctcctgaaaagtgactgttttggaggtacaagattTGGGCCCAACACCAGCAatatgaacttaaaaaaaaataaaataaaacagttaaaGGACTTCCACACGACGGTTCAGCCGTTCCTTCCGGTTAAAGGCTGTGTTatactaccaaaataaagaccatacatttacaatttaaaaaaggaaGCTTTCAAGAATTATAGTTTTGTATATGTAAAACGTAGTTAGTTTTGTTTAAGcagttttgtttgtattttatttaatgagtgaaagtattttttcaatattagtttattttcattgatgaaaataatcttaaaatctctcttaaaaggaaccccggctgtcatgataagtttgctctatattaccggtatttatttggttgttactaacataactatgagattcatttttcacaaatcatttccagtttaatacattttgtagaaactttatttagaCATACAccgccattgttatttacgtcgcAACATTCCGTGCGTAGTAGGGACGTAGAATGGCGGGTGGTTCTCTGCCGAGCAATGTGAAACTCCTATAAACCAAGCAAGGTTAGTCTCTGTTACGTTCCTAAAGGGACTACGTCACTACGCATGGAATGCGTTGCGACGGAAGCGGCGTACGTCTAAATAACGTTTCTACAtaatgtattaaactggaaatgatttgtaaaaaatgaatctcatagttatgttactaacaaccaaataaataatatagagcaaacttgtcatggCAGCCGGGATTTCTTTTAAAAGGCGGCCAAATGCCTGTTATATCGAGAGGTAATCCATTAAACAGTCACAGTGACACGCACGGTTTTAAACGTGGTACATATGTTCAACTTTATACAGATTCTTAGTATTGTGCAAATAAGCAGAAAGCAGCTACATGACAACCTTCCAGTGGGCTATCCAAAACACATGACAGTAACGTACACAGGAAAAACTCCTCCAGTGCTTGCTTGGTTGGTTGGGTCGGTGGCTAATCGTCTTTGTCCTTGGCGCCGTGCTTGAGGATACGCGTGAACGCCATGTAGTTGAAATTGCCCTTCTTGTCGATGGGCGCCTCCCGGAAGAGCTCGTCCACCTCCTCGTCTGTTAACCTGTCGCCCATGGTGGTCAGCAGCTCACGCAACTGTTCCTCCTGAATCATACCTGCAGTAGCCACAAGAGACCACCACATTATTAACACTCAATATggtattgtaacttttttttttttttttaactgtacttCAGTAGAATGTTCCAGTATCTGTACTTCCTTCTTCATAAATCTGGTAACTTTTACTGTTCTACATAAccatcaaaataaaatgaatacaatGGTGCTGTGTTTCATTTGTTCTGTGACCAACCACACACACCTAACTCAAAacgcttgtatctcaaattctttccccattgaaatgagtggAAACTGTTGCCAAAGTGTTGCTTATAAGTGAAGTGAGTTGAATTGAATTCAGTGATTGTATGTCAAGTTTGGGCTCGCAAGCCAAATAAAATTGGCCTAATGCTAGGTCGTATCTCGAAAAACCTGTTAAATCtggtcactcgtatctcaaggcaccactgggCTTTTACTATGATGCTGTCCTCACCAATCTTCAGTACTATTTGTAGTAAAATAAAATCGCAAGAAAATTACCCCTGCAGAGTACTGATAGGATGGAAGCACATGCTCAGATGATGACCAAAACAACTACAGTAGTGATAACAAGGATGGGACCTAAACTAAAACCAAATTAAAATgatacacttaaaacaaaataaatacctaCAAAACGAGTCCATTTAAAAATCAGAAAGTTACTTTTATCAGCAAATGTCAGATACCTTTAAGA encodes:
- the bag1 gene encoding BAG family molecular chaperone regulator 1 isoform X1, which translates into the protein MSAQTITVIVAYGSTKHSIAVTSQEDDKSPTVKDLSDCLTQVTGVPSASQKLIFKGKSLKDMEQTLSSYGIKDGCKLMMIGKRVRPFNVPYVYVNVCQGELCQQNSPEEEAELRKLKDIEKSVEQTAKKLEKVDGELTGLKNGFLAKDLQADALGKLDHRVKVAAEQFMRLLEQIDALNVPENFNDCRQKKKGLVKTVQDFLAQCDKMEACISDHLTKIQSKNLALAD
- the bag1 gene encoding BAG family molecular chaperone regulator 1 isoform X2; this encodes MSAQTITVIVAYGSTKHSIAVTSQEDDKSPTVKDLSDCLTQVTGVPSASQKLIFKGKSLKDMEQTLSSYGIKDGCKLMMIGKRNSPEEEAELRKLKDIEKSVEQTAKKLEKVDGELTGLKNGFLAKDLQADALGKLDHRVKVAAEQFMRLLEQIDALNVPENFNDCRQKKKGLVKTVQDFLAQCDKMEACISDHLTKIQSKNLALAD